From Streptomyces sp. NBC_00690, a single genomic window includes:
- a CDS encoding DegV family protein, with translation MSRHVAIVTDSTAYLPQPAMARHGMVAVPLTVVLGDEALEEGTEISARSLALALQKRRSVTTSRPSPQVFAETYRARAEAGATGIVSLHLSAEFSGTYDAAVLAAKDAPVPVHVVDTGMVAMALGFCALAAAEAAEAGGSLDEVVAAAEKRAANTSAFFYVDTLDYLRRGGRIGAAQALFGSALAVKPLLQLVNGRIEMLEKVRTASKAIARLEEIAVAEAGSATVDVAVHHLAAPERAAALADRLRERVPGLVDLHVSEVGAVIGAHTGPGLLGAVISPR, from the coding sequence ATGTCCCGCCATGTCGCTATCGTCACCGATTCAACGGCCTACCTGCCGCAGCCGGCGATGGCGCGCCACGGCATGGTGGCGGTGCCCCTGACCGTTGTTCTCGGCGATGAGGCGTTGGAAGAGGGCACCGAGATCTCGGCCCGCTCGCTCGCTCTGGCCCTGCAGAAGAGGCGCTCGGTCACCACCTCGCGCCCCAGCCCCCAAGTCTTCGCCGAGACCTATCGCGCACGCGCCGAGGCGGGGGCGACCGGCATCGTCTCGCTCCATCTGTCCGCTGAGTTCTCGGGCACTTACGACGCCGCGGTGCTGGCCGCGAAGGACGCACCGGTACCGGTGCACGTGGTGGACACCGGCATGGTCGCGATGGCGCTGGGATTCTGTGCGTTGGCTGCCGCCGAAGCGGCTGAAGCCGGTGGCAGCCTCGACGAAGTGGTGGCCGCGGCAGAAAAGCGGGCCGCGAACACGTCCGCCTTCTTCTACGTCGATACCTTGGACTATTTGCGGCGCGGTGGCCGTATCGGAGCGGCGCAGGCCCTGTTCGGCTCGGCACTCGCGGTGAAGCCGTTGCTCCAACTGGTCAACGGACGCATCGAGATGCTGGAGAAGGTGCGGACGGCATCGAAGGCGATCGCCCGGCTGGAGGAGATCGCCGTGGCCGAGGCGGGCAGCGCCACCGTGGATGTCGCAGTCCATCATCTGGCGGCTCCCGAACGTGCCGCGGCCTTGGCGGATCGGCTGCGTGAGCGGGTACCGGGGCTGGTCGACCTCCATGTCAGCGAGGTGGGCGCGGTGATCGGGGCTCATACGGGTCCGGGCCTGCTGGGGGCCGTGATTTCACCGCGCTGA
- the rsfS gene encoding ribosome silencing factor, protein MTATDRSIELVNAAAQAAADRLAHDIIAYDVSDVLSITDAFLLASAPNDRQVKSIVDEIEERLNKELDAKPVRREGDRDARWILLDYVDIVVHVQHSEERVFYALERLWKDCPELPLPEDALKTRGKSAERQQGESAEPARVADTPDGELS, encoded by the coding sequence GTGACCGCTACGGACCGCTCCATCGAGCTCGTCAACGCCGCCGCCCAGGCAGCTGCTGACCGGCTCGCGCACGACATCATCGCGTACGACGTCAGTGATGTGCTGTCGATCACCGACGCCTTCCTGCTCGCCTCCGCTCCCAACGACCGCCAGGTCAAGTCGATCGTCGACGAGATCGAGGAGCGGCTGAACAAGGAGCTGGACGCCAAGCCCGTACGACGTGAGGGCGACCGGGACGCCCGCTGGATCCTCCTCGACTACGTCGACATCGTGGTCCACGTCCAGCACTCCGAGGAGCGGGTTTTCTACGCCCTGGAGCGACTGTGGAAGGACTGCCCCGAGCTGCCCCTGCCCGAGGACGCCCTGAAGACCCGCGGCAAGTCCGCCGAGCGTCAGCAGGGGGAATCTGCGGAGCCAGCTCGAGTCGCCGACACCCCGGACGGTGAGTTGAGCTGA
- a CDS encoding histidine phosphatase family protein, which produces MNEDAYKRTGRRVVLWRHGQTAWNVERRFQGTTDIELTEVGIAQARRAARLLASLKPDAIISSDLKRASTTAGELSGLTGHTVTFDPQLRETYAGVWQGMTHQDIIAEFGDQYAAWKRGEPVRRGGGELETEVADRAAPVVLRHAEKLPEDGTLVVVSHGGTIRTTIGRLLGLESRHWESLGGLSNCCWSVLGEGARGWRLLEHNAGTLPEPVLGDDD; this is translated from the coding sequence CTGAACGAGGACGCCTACAAACGCACGGGGCGCCGTGTCGTCCTGTGGCGGCACGGCCAGACCGCATGGAACGTGGAGCGCCGTTTCCAGGGCACCACGGACATTGAGCTCACCGAGGTGGGTATCGCCCAGGCCCGTAGGGCCGCCAGGCTGCTGGCGTCTCTCAAGCCCGACGCGATCATCTCCTCGGACCTTAAGCGTGCCTCCACCACGGCCGGTGAACTGTCCGGGTTGACCGGTCACACCGTCACCTTCGACCCGCAGCTGCGCGAGACGTACGCCGGTGTGTGGCAGGGCATGACCCACCAGGACATCATCGCCGAGTTCGGCGACCAGTACGCGGCCTGGAAGCGTGGTGAGCCCGTGCGCCGGGGTGGTGGAGAGCTGGAGACGGAGGTCGCTGACCGGGCGGCTCCGGTGGTGCTCCGACACGCCGAGAAGCTTCCGGAGGACGGCACGCTCGTGGTGGTCAGCCACGGCGGCACGATCCGCACCACCATCGGACGGCTGCTCGGCCTTGAGTCCCGACACTGGGAGAGCCTGGGCGGGCTCTCGAACTGTTGCTGGTCGGTCCTCGGCGAGGGTGCGCGCGGCTGGCGGTTGCTTGAGCACAACGCGGGGACCCTTCCTGAGCCGGTCCTCGGCGACGACGACTGA
- a CDS encoding NADH-ubiquinone oxidoreductase-F iron-sulfur binding region domain-containing protein — protein MNTPLPDVPEVRVVGLPQLTQGFDLVERLDLQMHLKVHGPLEPMTGERLAQLTEEISLRGRGGAGFPFGQKLRAVAKSAISRGVRPVIVVNGSEGEPACRKDTVLLNRAPHLILDGALLAAEAVGARTLVVAVTRNSTEISMRAALAERGLSDRRGQRMRARVVRTPERMVSGEASSVIRAINGGPALPPGRRVRASDSGVGGAPTLLSNAETFAQVAVAARIGARRYSNTGTGQEPGTVMLTISGAVLRPMVVEVPTGVPLRYVLQMAGAPPVPQGVLTGGYHGNWIDSAAVQDAVVSRESLSAVGGSLGAGAILPIGPETCPLGEALRVANWLAAETAGQCGPCKLGLPAAAGGLADVMNGGGPAALEALREVTQAVKGRGACKHPDGSARFFASTLSAFTDDLAAHVFYGGCGRETTGVLPLPLPGYQESEESIPSGEKVLIDWTLCQGHGLCADIIPELIRINPDGYPSVADAVVPVHLQGRAQRAVRRCPALAMRIEQTAVPTSLARPGLPVSRRRELGSGRG, from the coding sequence TTGAACACCCCTCTCCCCGACGTCCCCGAAGTTCGCGTGGTCGGGCTGCCCCAGCTGACCCAGGGCTTCGATCTGGTCGAGCGACTCGACCTGCAGATGCACCTCAAGGTCCACGGGCCCCTGGAGCCGATGACCGGTGAACGGCTGGCGCAACTCACCGAGGAGATCTCCCTGCGCGGGCGCGGCGGCGCCGGATTTCCCTTTGGACAGAAGCTGCGCGCCGTGGCCAAGTCGGCCATCAGCCGCGGTGTGCGGCCCGTGATCGTCGTCAACGGCAGCGAGGGCGAACCGGCTTGCCGCAAGGACACCGTCCTGCTCAACCGGGCGCCGCACCTCATCCTCGACGGTGCGCTCCTGGCGGCTGAGGCGGTCGGCGCACGCACCCTGGTGGTTGCGGTGACCCGCAACTCCACTGAGATCTCCATGCGCGCGGCGCTGGCGGAGCGGGGTCTGTCCGACCGGCGCGGCCAGCGGATGCGGGCACGCGTCGTGCGCACCCCGGAGCGCATGGTCTCGGGCGAGGCGTCTTCGGTCATCCGTGCGATCAACGGGGGTCCCGCGCTGCCACCCGGCCGCCGGGTGCGCGCTTCCGACAGCGGTGTCGGGGGTGCGCCCACCCTGTTGTCCAATGCCGAAACCTTTGCCCAGGTCGCCGTCGCGGCCCGGATCGGCGCCCGCCGCTACAGCAACACGGGAACGGGCCAGGAGCCTGGCACGGTGATGCTGACGATCTCGGGGGCGGTGCTGCGTCCCATGGTGGTCGAGGTGCCCACCGGGGTTCCGCTGCGCTACGTCCTCCAGATGGCCGGGGCTCCCCCCGTGCCACAGGGGGTGCTGACCGGCGGCTACCACGGGAACTGGATCGATTCGGCCGCTGTGCAGGACGCCGTCGTCTCCCGAGAGTCCCTGTCGGCCGTCGGTGGTTCATTGGGCGCCGGCGCCATTTTGCCGATCGGCCCGGAGACCTGCCCGCTGGGAGAGGCACTGCGGGTGGCGAACTGGCTCGCCGCCGAGACCGCAGGGCAGTGCGGACCCTGCAAGTTGGGCCTCCCCGCAGCAGCAGGAGGGCTCGCGGATGTGATGAACGGCGGCGGTCCGGCGGCACTTGAGGCCCTGCGGGAGGTCACCCAGGCGGTGAAGGGACGAGGGGCCTGCAAGCATCCTGACGGTTCGGCCCGGTTCTTCGCCTCGACGCTGTCCGCGTTCACCGATGACCTGGCCGCCCATGTGTTCTACGGAGGCTGCGGCCGGGAGACCACGGGCGTACTGCCGCTGCCGCTGCCCGGCTACCAGGAATCGGAAGAGTCCATCCCGAGCGGCGAGAAGGTGCTGATCGACTGGACCCTCTGCCAAGGGCACGGGCTCTGCGCCGACATCATCCCGGAGTTGATACGGATCAATCCCGACGGCTACCCGTCCGTGGCCGACGCGGTCGTGCCGGTGCATCTACAGGGGCGGGCCCAGCGGGCTGTGCGCCGATGTCCCGCCCTGGCGATGCGGATCGAACAGACCGCGGTTCCGACCTCGCTGGCCCGTCCCGGACTGCCCGTGTCCCGACGCAGGGAGTTGGGCAGCGGACGCGGTTGA
- a CDS encoding LytR C-terminal domain-containing protein, with the protein MNDQHSPFDPYYQQPQIIGYDEYGQPVYQQPQEQQQYDAQQGVQYDYPDQQPVEQTYEYNDYGAYNQLPQTEESLPQGYEQPDHSASYDAYGQLTEQGPGGGAADGDQGYTYAYEPYEVDQGGQHAAQQTAGVETAQWNIPQQSAPIEAPASPMSDFSDLAPANDDHSLGLVPGPRRSDDERDYRTEQFAFVQDPEDDSEDVIDWLKFTESRSERREEAKRRGRNRVIALGVVLGLVLVTGIVYLVFSGDDPKQVAGQTTGPQKRDVIVLHLHNTKKKGTSTALLVDNVTTKTGTTVLLPNSLSVAGDDGTGTTLGKSVEDDGSQGTREAIGSLLGAKITGTWRLDTPFLENLVDLVGTVDVTTDVVVPGAKKGEPPVVARGENQTLNGRSAAAYATYLAPGEVEAKQLQRFGQVMHAVLRKFPSEQKSATVTVETLAQILDPSLTESDLGASLAKLADHAKGGDYQTALLPVQADGTLTQQASSSVKDVLGGSITAPDKNAAVRIGIRNGTGKAPVSESARILLVNGGYAVVDGGKAATTGTSRITYGDDAQKAEAVEVAKTLGLPVSAVAKGAAPPNADISVVLGQDFKTE; encoded by the coding sequence GTGAACGACCAGCACAGCCCGTTCGACCCGTACTACCAGCAGCCGCAGATCATCGGCTACGACGAGTACGGGCAGCCGGTGTATCAGCAGCCCCAGGAGCAACAGCAGTACGACGCGCAGCAAGGGGTGCAGTACGACTACCCCGACCAACAGCCCGTCGAGCAGACGTACGAGTACAACGACTACGGCGCCTACAACCAGCTCCCCCAGACGGAGGAATCCCTCCCCCAGGGGTACGAGCAACCGGACCACTCCGCGTCGTACGACGCCTACGGCCAGCTGACTGAGCAAGGGCCCGGGGGCGGTGCGGCCGACGGGGACCAGGGCTACACCTATGCGTACGAGCCGTATGAGGTCGATCAGGGCGGCCAGCACGCTGCCCAGCAGACCGCAGGGGTTGAGACGGCCCAGTGGAACATCCCCCAGCAGTCAGCGCCCATCGAAGCACCCGCATCGCCCATGTCCGATTTCTCCGATCTGGCACCCGCGAACGACGACCACAGTCTTGGGCTGGTGCCCGGGCCGCGTCGTTCCGACGACGAACGGGACTACCGCACCGAGCAGTTCGCCTTCGTCCAGGACCCCGAGGACGACTCGGAAGACGTCATCGACTGGTTGAAGTTCACGGAAAGCCGCTCGGAGAGGCGCGAAGAGGCCAAGAGGCGCGGACGCAACCGTGTCATCGCCCTTGGGGTCGTCCTGGGGCTGGTCCTGGTGACAGGCATCGTCTATCTGGTCTTCTCAGGCGATGACCCGAAGCAGGTCGCGGGTCAGACCACCGGCCCGCAGAAGCGGGACGTGATCGTTCTCCATCTGCACAACACCAAGAAGAAGGGCACTTCCACCGCCCTGCTGGTCGACAACGTCACCACCAAGACGGGCACCACCGTCCTCCTGCCCAACTCCCTCTCGGTCGCCGGCGACGACGGTACGGGCACCACCCTGGGCAAGTCCGTCGAGGACGACGGTTCCCAGGGCACCCGGGAGGCGATCGGAAGCCTTCTCGGCGCGAAGATCACCGGCACCTGGCGGCTCGATACCCCGTTCCTGGAGAATCTGGTCGACCTGGTGGGCACCGTCGATGTGACCACAGACGTGGTGGTCCCCGGTGCGAAGAAGGGCGAGCCACCCGTGGTGGCACGCGGTGAGAACCAGACCTTGAACGGTCGGTCGGCGGCTGCCTACGCCACCTATCTGGCACCCGGCGAGGTGGAGGCCAAGCAACTCCAGCGTTTCGGACAGGTCATGCACGCCGTGCTGCGGAAGTTCCCGAGCGAGCAGAAGTCCGCCACCGTGACCGTCGAAACACTGGCCCAGATCCTCGACCCCTCGCTGACGGAGAGTGACCTCGGGGCCTCGCTGGCGAAGCTCGCCGATCATGCCAAGGGCGGCGACTACCAGACGGCTCTGCTGCCGGTCCAGGCGGACGGCACGCTGACCCAGCAGGCAAGTTCGAGTGTCAAGGACGTTCTGGGCGGTTCCATCACCGCGCCGGACAAGAACGCCGCCGTCCGGATCGGCATCCGTAATGGAACGGGCAAGGCACCCGTCTCCGAATCCGCGCGGATCCTGCTGGTCAACGGTGGCTACGCCGTCGTCGACGGCGGAAAGGCCGCAACGACCGGCACCTCCCGGATCACTTACGGTGACGATGCTCAGAAGGCGGAAGCCGTCGAGGTCGCCAAGACGCTGGGGTTGCCCGTGAGCGCCGTCGCCAAGGGTGCGGCTCCGCCCAACGCCGACATCAGCGTTGTCCTCGGACAGGACTTCAAGACGGAGTGA
- a CDS encoding arylamine N-acetyltransferase family protein, with amino-acid sequence MEVEIIWGTMGAMDDYLRRIGADRPARVDIEALRELQLRHLRTVPFENLSVHLGEEIVLEEGPLLAKIVQDRRGGICYEVNATFAALLRDLGYTVRLLAGRVHTADGRWGIPYDHMALLVEPADGSGRWVADVGFGEHAHHPLAFDDRAEQSDPAGSFRIVEASGGGASGHGDLDVLRDGEPQYRLETRPRELADFRSGAWWHSTSPVSNFTRSPVCTRLTADGRITLSGRTLVTTEHGERHEELLVDDGEILAAYQENFGVRLDRVPADPRDDVGRTDDRPARARPERRPPA; translated from the coding sequence ATGGAAGTGGAGATCATCTGGGGCACCATGGGTGCCATGGACGACTACCTCCGCAGAATCGGTGCTGATCGACCCGCCCGGGTCGACATCGAAGCCCTACGCGAGCTTCAGTTGCGGCATCTGCGCACGGTGCCCTTCGAGAACCTGTCGGTGCATCTCGGCGAGGAGATCGTGTTGGAGGAAGGGCCCCTGCTCGCCAAGATCGTCCAAGACCGCCGGGGTGGGATCTGCTACGAGGTCAATGCAACGTTCGCCGCACTTCTCCGCGACCTCGGGTACACCGTCCGCCTGCTCGCCGGACGGGTGCACACCGCGGACGGGCGATGGGGGATCCCGTACGACCACATGGCGCTTCTGGTGGAGCCGGCGGATGGGAGTGGGCGGTGGGTGGCCGATGTGGGATTCGGTGAGCACGCGCACCACCCCTTGGCCTTCGACGATCGAGCAGAACAGTCGGATCCCGCAGGTTCGTTCAGGATCGTGGAAGCGTCGGGGGGAGGGGCGTCGGGACACGGAGACCTCGACGTACTCCGGGACGGTGAGCCCCAGTACCGCCTGGAGACCAGGCCCAGGGAACTGGCGGACTTCCGCAGCGGCGCCTGGTGGCACAGCACCTCACCGGTCTCGAACTTCACTCGGTCCCCCGTCTGCACCCGGCTCACGGCCGACGGTCGGATCACGCTCAGTGGTCGGACGTTGGTCACGACCGAACACGGTGAGCGGCACGAAGAGCTGCTGGTCGACGATGGGGAGATCCTGGCCGCCTACCAGGAGAACTTCGGTGTGCGTCTCGACCGGGTGCCGGCCGACCCCCGCGATGATGTGGGGCGCACCGACGACCGACCGGCCCGTGCTCGCCCGGAGCGGCGTCCGCCGGCCTAG
- the leuS gene encoding leucine--tRNA ligase codes for MSETNSAASAAEVAAPHRYTAAMAADIEARWQDFWDAEGTYEAPNPSGDLAGDPALVARPKKFIMDMFPYPSGAGLHVGHPLGYIATDVFARHQRMTGHNVLHTLGFDAFGLPAEQHAVATGTHPRVSTEAAMDNMKRQLRRLGLGHDQRRSIATIDPEYYRWTQWIFLQIFNSWYDQEAQQARPIAELVAQFESGERQVPDSSRTWGELSAVERSEVLGGYRLAYASDAPVNWCPGLGTVLANEEVTGDGRSERGNFPVFKAKLRQWNMRITAYADRLLNDLDALDWPEAIKLQQRNWIGRSEGARVDFSIEGRDDARITVFTTRPDTLFGATYMVLAPEHALIDSILPAEWPQGVKAEWTGDAATPADAVSAYRKQAQTKSDVERQTEHKDKTGVFTGAYAVNPVTGTRIPVFVADYVLMGYGTGAIMAVPGQDERDWEFAEAFGLPIIRTVQPPAGWEGEAFTGQGPAINSSNEEISLDGLEVVEAKARITTWLTERGIGEGTVNFRLRDWLFSRQRYWGEPFPIVYDEDGVAHSLPDSMLPLELPEVDDYSPRTFDPDDADTKPETPLSRNEEWVNVTLDLGDGPRRYRRETNTMPNWAGSCWYELRYLDPHNSEQLVAPDIERYWMGPRDGMPHGGVDLYVGGAEHAVLHLLYARFWSKVLFDLGHISSPEPFHKLFNQGMIQAYVYRDSRGFPVPAVEIEERDGKFFHAGEPVKRELGKMGKSLKNAVTPDEIAAEYGADTLRLYEMAMGPLDVSRPWDTRAVVGQYRLLQRLWRNVVDESTGEVTVEDREPDEATLRALHKAIDGAGADLAALRFNTAIAKITELNNYLTKSGGPLSRSVAERLVLLIAPLAPHIAEELWRKLGHRESVVHQDFPVADPVYVVDEAVTCVVQIKGKVKARLEVSPTISDTELEALALGDAAVVDALGGGGIRKVIVRAPKLVNIVPE; via the coding sequence ATGAGCGAGACGAATTCTGCTGCTTCTGCCGCCGAGGTGGCTGCGCCGCACCGCTATACGGCAGCGATGGCCGCCGATATCGAGGCACGCTGGCAGGACTTCTGGGACGCAGAGGGCACGTACGAGGCACCCAACCCGAGCGGCGACCTGGCGGGGGACCCGGCACTGGTCGCTCGACCCAAGAAGTTCATCATGGACATGTTCCCCTATCCGTCCGGTGCCGGACTGCACGTCGGGCATCCGCTGGGGTACATCGCCACCGACGTCTTCGCCCGTCATCAGCGGATGACCGGACACAACGTGCTGCACACCCTGGGCTTCGACGCCTTCGGACTGCCGGCCGAGCAGCACGCGGTCGCCACCGGAACCCACCCGCGGGTGTCGACCGAAGCCGCCATGGACAACATGAAGCGCCAACTGCGCAGGCTGGGGCTCGGTCACGACCAGCGCAGGTCGATCGCGACGATCGATCCGGAGTACTACAGGTGGACCCAGTGGATCTTCCTGCAGATCTTCAACTCCTGGTACGACCAGGAGGCTCAGCAGGCCCGTCCGATCGCGGAACTGGTGGCGCAGTTCGAGTCCGGTGAGCGACAGGTCCCCGACTCCTCGCGCACCTGGGGCGAGTTGAGCGCGGTCGAGCGTTCCGAGGTCCTGGGCGGGTACCGCCTGGCGTACGCCTCGGACGCACCGGTGAACTGGTGCCCCGGCCTGGGCACCGTACTGGCGAACGAAGAGGTCACCGGCGACGGTCGGTCCGAGCGCGGGAACTTCCCCGTCTTCAAGGCCAAGCTGCGCCAGTGGAACATGCGCATCACCGCCTACGCCGACCGTCTGCTGAACGACCTCGACGCACTGGACTGGCCCGAGGCCATCAAGTTGCAGCAGCGCAACTGGATCGGTCGGTCCGAGGGCGCTCGTGTCGACTTCTCGATCGAGGGACGTGACGACGCCCGGATCACGGTCTTCACCACCCGTCCCGACACCCTGTTCGGGGCCACCTACATGGTGCTGGCTCCCGAGCACGCGCTGATCGACTCGATCCTGCCGGCCGAATGGCCGCAGGGCGTGAAGGCCGAGTGGACGGGCGACGCGGCCACACCGGCCGATGCCGTGTCCGCGTACCGCAAGCAGGCCCAGACGAAGAGTGACGTCGAGCGTCAGACCGAGCACAAGGACAAGACCGGCGTCTTCACCGGTGCGTACGCCGTCAATCCGGTCACGGGCACCCGAATTCCGGTCTTCGTCGCCGACTACGTGCTGATGGGCTACGGCACCGGCGCGATCATGGCCGTGCCCGGGCAGGACGAGCGGGACTGGGAGTTCGCCGAGGCTTTCGGCCTGCCGATCATCCGCACCGTCCAGCCGCCCGCAGGATGGGAGGGCGAGGCGTTCACCGGTCAGGGCCCCGCGATCAATTCGTCGAACGAGGAGATCTCGTTGGACGGCCTGGAAGTCGTCGAGGCCAAGGCGCGGATCACCACCTGGCTGACCGAACGCGGGATCGGCGAGGGAACCGTCAACTTCCGGCTGCGCGACTGGCTGTTCAGCCGGCAGCGCTACTGGGGCGAGCCGTTCCCCATCGTCTACGACGAGGACGGTGTGGCCCACTCGCTGCCGGACTCCATGCTGCCGCTGGAGCTGCCGGAGGTCGACGACTACTCACCGCGTACGTTCGACCCCGATGACGCGGACACCAAGCCGGAGACCCCGCTGTCCCGGAACGAGGAATGGGTCAACGTCACCCTGGACCTCGGCGACGGTCCCCGCAGGTACCGCCGAGAAACCAACACCATGCCCAACTGGGCCGGTTCCTGCTGGTATGAGCTGCGCTACCTGGACCCCCACAACAGCGAGCAGTTGGTCGCTCCCGACATCGAGCGCTACTGGATGGGGCCGCGCGACGGGATGCCGCACGGCGGTGTCGACCTCTACGTGGGCGGCGCCGAACACGCCGTGTTGCACCTGCTGTACGCACGGTTCTGGTCCAAGGTCCTGTTCGACCTGGGGCACATCTCCTCGCCCGAGCCGTTCCACAAGCTGTTCAACCAGGGCATGATCCAGGCGTACGTCTACCGTGACAGCCGTGGTTTCCCGGTGCCCGCCGTCGAGATCGAGGAGCGGGACGGCAAGTTCTTCCACGCGGGCGAGCCCGTCAAGCGCGAGCTGGGCAAGATGGGCAAGTCCCTGAAGAACGCGGTCACTCCCGATGAGATCGCTGCGGAGTACGGTGCTGACACGCTGCGGCTGTACGAGATGGCGATGGGGCCACTGGATGTGTCCCGCCCTTGGGACACCCGCGCCGTGGTCGGCCAGTACCGACTGCTGCAGCGGCTGTGGCGCAATGTGGTGGACGAATCCACCGGCGAGGTCACCGTCGAGGACCGTGAGCCGGACGAGGCCACGCTGCGTGCCCTGCACAAGGCGATCGACGGCGCGGGAGCCGATCTGGCGGCGCTGCGGTTCAACACGGCCATCGCCAAGATCACGGAACTGAACAACTACCTGACCAAGTCCGGCGGGCCGCTGTCCAGGAGCGTGGCGGAGCGACTGGTCCTGCTGATCGCCCCGCTCGCCCCGCACATCGCCGAGGAGCTGTGGCGGAAGCTGGGCCACCGCGAATCCGTCGTGCACCAGGACTTCCCGGTCGCCGACCCCGTCTATGTGGTGGACGAGGCCGTGACCTGCGTGGTTCAGATCAAGGGCAAGGTCAAGGCACGCCTGGAGGTCTCGCCGACGATCTCCGACACGGAGTTGGAGGCGTTGGCTCTGGGCGATGCCGCTGTCGTCGACGCCCTGGGAGGCGGCGGCATCCGCAAGGTCATCGTGCGTGCCCCGAAGCTCGTCAACATCGTCCCCGAGTAG
- a CDS encoding pyridoxamine 5'-phosphate oxidase family protein produces the protein MATEIRGYDPARSVEQRKHDVLARLTRDHDVWVATASADGGPCLVPLSFVWDQDTLLMCTRRTNPTAINLTPRGPVVLTLGTTRDVVLIRGDAEVVEGAALATRSADAFADKLEGWDPRDQPHWIYLRVTPTTVQAWREVNELADRDLMRDGAWLV, from the coding sequence ATGGCGACAGAGATCCGCGGCTACGATCCGGCCCGCTCGGTGGAGCAGCGCAAACACGACGTCCTCGCCCGACTGACTCGGGACCACGATGTCTGGGTGGCGACCGCATCCGCCGACGGCGGGCCTTGTCTGGTGCCGCTGTCCTTCGTGTGGGACCAGGACACCCTGTTGATGTGTACCCGGCGAACCAACCCGACCGCGATCAATCTGACCCCTCGGGGTCCGGTCGTCCTCACCTTGGGAACGACCCGGGACGTCGTGCTGATCAGAGGAGACGCCGAGGTGGTGGAGGGCGCAGCCCTGGCGACCCGGTCGGCGGATGCCTTTGCCGACAAGTTGGAGGGTTGGGACCCGCGCGACCAACCGCATTGGATCTACCTTCGGGTCACCCCGACGACCGTACAGGCGTGGAGGGAGGTCAATGAGCTCGCCGATCGCGATCTGATGCGCGATGGTGCATGGCTGGTCTGA
- a CDS encoding ComEA family DNA-binding protein, which yields MSPSRPPGEVAAGEGSGHGAWRRLALATRERLPLWVQLRCGLEPKTLVALAVVFLVAAVLAAQHFWTGRPETVRAPEVLSEPVAQARTPPPGPAAIPRSTPSTVGRIVVDVAGKVRRPGVLKLPVGSRVADALAAAGGVRAGVDTFGLNRARVLVDGEQVAVGVPAAPVPVPGVDGGAAVAGSGVPGDPRAGGQGGHGAGTARTAGTLSLSTATAEELDTLPGVGPVLVQHIIDYRTQHGGFRSVDQLRDVDGIGDRRFAELKPRVRP from the coding sequence GTGTCACCATCCCGCCCACCCGGAGAGGTCGCAGCGGGTGAGGGGAGCGGTCACGGGGCTTGGCGCAGGCTTGCTCTCGCCACCCGGGAGCGGCTGCCCCTCTGGGTGCAGCTGCGATGCGGGCTCGAACCGAAGACGCTGGTGGCGTTGGCAGTCGTCTTCCTGGTGGCGGCGGTCCTCGCGGCCCAGCACTTCTGGACCGGACGACCGGAGACCGTGCGGGCTCCGGAGGTGCTGTCGGAGCCGGTGGCGCAGGCGCGGACACCCCCGCCCGGGCCTGCGGCGATTCCTCGATCGACGCCGTCGACAGTTGGACGCATCGTCGTCGATGTCGCCGGCAAGGTACGGCGTCCTGGTGTGCTGAAGCTGCCGGTGGGCTCCCGCGTCGCCGATGCCCTGGCGGCTGCTGGTGGGGTGAGGGCGGGGGTGGACACATTCGGCCTCAACCGCGCTCGGGTGCTCGTGGACGGTGAGCAGGTGGCAGTGGGTGTGCCGGCAGCCCCTGTTCCGGTCCCGGGAGTGGACGGTGGCGCAGCCGTGGCGGGTTCGGGCGTTCCCGGGGATCCTCGCGCCGGCGGTCAGGGCGGGCACGGGGCGGGCACTGCCCGAACCGCAGGGACGCTGAGTCTGAGCACGGCCACAGCGGAGGAGTTGGACACCCTTCCTGGTGTCGGACCGGTGCTGGTCCAGCACATCATCGACTACCGCACCCAGCACGGCGGATTCCGCTCCGTCGATCAACTGCGTGACGTCGACGGCATCGGGGACCGACGGTTCGCCGAGCTGAAACCAAGGGTGCGGCCGTGA